One region of Acropora muricata isolate sample 2 chromosome 13, ASM3666990v1, whole genome shotgun sequence genomic DNA includes:
- the LOC136896669 gene encoding uncharacterized protein, with protein MMYRLNTFVTCAHQSVIFQSSAGKMSSPTLLEIFSHIVFSFTRGVAEHYNPDEPEFTSELFGYNAFERTGREWNFFPVDEMIYQEYSDRQDTTLDYLAASGFRVRINDACLPNENEGMLERQPLVEADRAMGWKRFRPSALATVCKSLYVGASISILAATTTSVLYSLIAYVSYQTLFNCEYRPGESIPVKIQWIRTISTAIAIIFLYMLFLMNMLFLFRPYQLSGVKRKCALVAFFLFSLDALYRLAFQIFQISHSKLSKIQTIPLNAFFLIGAFWQLYLIVNHFQALSNGRRVHLFLIMILPTFLTFVLGILITTLIYPWYNNVNDKGKYMIALFSPLAGVIFKVISRICVQSLWNITHPGYSYVLLVPWYFFIAITFRILQADLDSIKSIATIGIIHGSAEVIERSAIVFIDHICHMIWKRSSAPWGHFRTPRRERLMADIVIISMLYEAAAIVCVNSVWFLYQWVYIEGDFPLHLFVEFALRTSIALVIEWFFSSVSLTIVTRYQNMAAMAVWRKRWKRHILVALVNTVPLALWLSKYLFQILSRRFDDPKQSCKMPFTHDELRVTEECYAN; from the coding sequence ATGATGTACAGACTAAATACTTTCGTAACTTGTGCACATCAGTCAGTGATATTCCAATCTTCAGCTGGAAAGATGAGTAGCCCTACTCTTTTAGAAATCTTTAGTCACATAGTGTTTAGCTTTACCCGTGGTGTGGCAGAGCATTACAACCCAGACGAGCCTGAATTCACCTCTGAGTTATTTGGTTACAATGCTTTTGAACGCACTGGTCGTGAATGGAATTTCTTTCCTgttgatgaaatgatttatCAAGAATACAGCGACAGACAAGACACAACGTTAGACTACCTAGCTGCGAGTGGGTTTCGAGTACGAATTAACGACGCATGTTTGCCAAATGAAAACGAAGGAATGCTAGAACGTCAGCCACTTGTTGAAGCAGATAGAGCAATGGGTTGGAAACGATTCCGACCATCTGCACTTGCCACAGTTTGTAAGTCACTATACGTTGGAGCTTCCATTTCAATCCTTGCTGCTACCACTACAAGCGTATTGTACAGTTTGATTGCTTACGTTAGTTATCAAACTTTGTTTAACTGTGAATATCGTCCAGGAGAGTCCATTCCTGTGAAAATACAATGGATCAGAACAATTTCTACGGCGATAGCTATTATTTTCCTTTATATGTTGTTCCTGATGAATATGCTGTTTCTCTTTCGCCCATACCAGTTAAGtggggtgaaaagaaaatgtgcttTGGTTGCGTTTTTTCTGTTTAGTTTAGATGCACTTTATCGTCtggcctttcaaatcttccagaTATCTCACTCCAAGCTCTCCAAAATACAGACAATTCCACTAAACGCTTTTTTCTTAATCGGTGCATTCTGgcaactttatttgattgtaaatCACTTTCAAGCGCTCTCAAATGGACGGCGGGTGCATTTATTTTTGATAATGATACTGCCAACCTTTCTCACTTTTGTCCTTGGTATTCTCATAACGACTCTTATTTATCCTTGGTATAACAACGTAAACGACAAAGGGAAGTATATGATTGCGCTTTTTTCTCCTCTAGCTGGAGTTATCTTCAAGGTGATCTCCCGTATTTGTGTTCAGAGTTTATGGAATATTACGCATCCGGGATATTCTTATGTCTTACTGGTACCTTGGTACTTTTTTATAGCCATAACTTTTCGGATTTTGCAAGCCGATCTTGACAGTATCAAATCGATAGCTACTATTGGAATAATTCACGGCAGCGCAGAGGTCATTGAAAGAAGTGCAATAGTCTTTATTGATCATATTTGCCACATGATTTGGAAACGATCATCAGCTCCTTGGGGACATTTTCGTACTCCACGCCGTGAGAGACTTATGGCTGATATCGTCATTATCAGCATGTTGTATGAAGCAGCTGCCATTGTGTGTGTTAATAGTGTTTGGTTCTTATATCAATGGGTTTACATAGAAGGCGACTTCCCTTTGCATCTGTTTGTTGAATTTGCTTTGAGGACGTCAATTGCACTGGTTATTGAATGGTTTTTCTCCAGCGTTTCTCTGACCATCGTGACTCGCTATCAGAACATGGCTGCTATGGCTGTTTGGAGAAAGAGATGGAAGAGACACATTTTAGTCGCTTTAGTAAATACTGTGCCTCTTGCTCTCTGGTTAAGTAAATATCTCTTCCAAATTCTAAGCCGACGATTTGACGATCCTAAGCAGTCGTGCAAAATGCCTTTTACCCATGACGAGCTTAGGGTAACTGAGGaatgttatgcaaattag
- the LOC136896362 gene encoding uncharacterized protein yields MSGRILLEMFGHIMFSFTRGVAEHYNPDEPEFTPELFGYNAFERTGREWNFFPVDELIYQEYTDRQDTTLDYLAASGFRVRINDACLPNENQEIQESQPLVEADAAMAWKRLRPSVLATVYALYRLALQIFQISHSKLSTLQTLPCNTIFLISGIWQVYLIVNHLRALSNGRWVHLFLKMILPSILTFVLGFLITTFIYPWYNNANDKGKYLIALFSPLTGVIFKVISRICVQRLWNITHPGYSYVLLIPWYFGVAINFRVLQADLDSRESIATIGIIHGSAEVIERSAIVFIDHICHMIWKRSSAPWGHFRTPRRERLMADIVIISMLYEAAAIVCVNSVWFLYQWVYIEGDFPLHLFVEFALRTSIALVIEWVFSSVSLTIVTRYQNMAAMAVWRKRWKRHILVALVNTVPLALWLNKYLMQIMSRRFDDPKQSCKTPFT; encoded by the exons ATGAGTGGCCGTATACTTTTAGAAATGTTTGGTCATATAATGTTTAGCTTTACCCGTGGTGTGGCAGAGCATTACAACCCAGACGAACCTGAATTCACCCCTGAGTTATTTGGGTATAATGCTTTTGAACGCACTGGCCGTGAATGGAATTTCTTTCCTGTTGATGAACTGATTTATCAAGAATACACCGACAGACAAGACACAACTTTGGACTACCTAGCTGCCAGTGGTTTTAGAGTACGAATTAACGACGCATGTTTGCCAAATGAAAACCAAGAAATACAAGAAAGTCAGCCACTTGTTGAAGCAGATGCAGCAATGGCTTGGAAACGCCTCCGACCATCTGTACTCGCCACAGTTT atgCACTTTATCGTCTGGCCCTTCAAATCTTCCAGATATCTCACTCCAAGCTCTCCACATTACAGACACTACCATGCAACACAATTTTCTTAATCAGTGGAATCTGGCAAGTTTATTTGATTGTAAATCATCTTCGAGCGCTCTCAAATGGACGGTGGGTGCacttatttttgaaaatgatattgCCGAGCATTCTTACTTTTGTCCTGGGTTTTCTCATAACGACTTTTATTTATCCTTGGTATAACAACGCAAACGACAAAGGGAAGTATCTTATTGCACTTTTTTCTCCTCTAACTGGAGTGATCTTTAAGGTGATCTCCCGGATTTGTGTTCAGAGGTTATGGAATATTACTCATCCGGGATATTCTTATGTCTTACTGATACCTTGGTACTTTGGTGTAGCCATAAATTTTCGGGTTTTGCAAGCTGATCTTGACAGTCGCGAATCGATAGCTACTATTGGAATAATTCACGGCAGCGCAGAGGTCATTGAAAGAAGTGCAATAGTCTTTATTGATCATATTTGCCACATGATTTGGAAACGATCATCAGCTCCTTGGGGACATTTTCGTACTCCACGCCGTGAGAGACTTATGGCTGATATCGTCATTATCAGCATGTTGTATGAAGCAGCTGCCATTGTGTGTGTTAATAGTGTTTGGTTCTTATATCAATGGGTTTACATAGAAGGCGATTTTCCTTTGCATCTCTTTGTTGAATTTGCTTTGAGAACGTCAATTGCACTGGTGATTGAATGGGTTTTCTCCAGCGTATCTCTGACCATCGTGACTCGCTATCAGAACATGGCTGCTATGGCTGTTTGGCGAAAGAGATGGAAGAGACACATTTTAGTCGCTTTAGTAAATACTGTGCCTCTTGCTCTCTGGTTAAATAAATATCTCATGCAAATTATGAGTCGACGATTTGACGATCCTAAGCAGTCGTGCAAAACGCCTTTTACCTGA
- the LOC136896363 gene encoding uncharacterized protein, translated as MSSPTLLEMFSHIVFSFTRGVAEHYNPDEPEFTPELFGYNAVESTGREWNFFPVDEMIYQEYSDRQDTSLDYLAASGFRVRINDACLPNENEGMQESQPLVEADTAMAWKRLRPSALATVCKSLYIGASISILAPITTGVLYSLIAYVSYQTLLNCEYRLGESIPVKIQWLRTISTVIAIIFLYMLLMINMLFLFRPYQLSGVKRKCALVAFFLFSLDALYRLAFQIFQISHSKLSKIQTIPLNAFFLIGAFWQLYLIVNHFRALSNGRRVHLFLIMILPTFLTFVLGILITTFIYPWYNNVNDKGKYMIALFSPLAGVIFKVISRICVQSLWNITHPGYSYVLLVPWYFFIAITFRILQADLDSLKSIATIGIIHGSAEVIERSAIVFIDHICHMIWKRSSAPWGHFRTPRRERLMADIVIISMLYEAAAIVCVNSVWFLYQWVYIEGDFPLHLFVEFALRTSIALVIEWFFSSVSLTIVTRYQNMAAMAVWRKRWKRHILVALVNTVPLALWLSKYLFQILSRRFDDPKQSCKMPFT; from the coding sequence ATGAGTAGCCCTACTCTTTTAGAAATGTTTAGTCACATAGTGTTTAGCTTTACCCGTGGTGTGGCAGAGCATTACAATCCAGACGAACCTGAATTCACCCCTGAGTTATTTGGTTACAATGCTGTTGAAAGCACTGGTCGTGAATGGAATTTCTTTCCTgttgatgaaatgatttatCAAGAATACAGCGACAGACAAGACACATCGTTAGACTACCTAGCTGCGAGTGGGTTTAGAGTACGAATAAACGACGCATGTCTGCCAAATGAAAACGAAGGAATGCAAGAAAGTCAGCCACTTGTTGAAGCAGATACAGCAATGGCTTGGAAACGACTCCGACCATCTGCACTTGCCACAGTTTGTAAGTCACTATACATTGGAGCTTCCATTTCAATCCTTGCTCCTATCACGACAGGCGTATTGTACAGTTTGATTGCTTATGTTAGTTATCAAACTTTGCTCAACTGTGAATATCGTCTAGGAGAGTCCATTCCTGTAAAAATACAATGGCTCAGAACAATTTCTACGGTGATAGCTATTATTTTCCTTTACATGTTGTTAATGATAAATATGCTGTTTCTCTTTCGCCCATACCAGTTAAGtggggtgaaaagaaaatgtgcttTGGTTGCATTTTTTCTGTTTAGTTTAGATGCACTTTATCGTCtggcctttcaaatcttccagaTATCTCACTCCAAGCTCTCCAAAATACAGACAATTCCACTAAACGCTTTTTTCTTAATCGGTGCATTCTGgcaactttatttgattgtaaatCACTTTCGAGCGCTCTCAAATGGACGGCGGGTGCATTTATTTTTGATAATGATACTGCCAACCTTTCTCACTTTTGTCCTTGGTATTCTCATAACGACTTTTATTTATCCTTGGTATAACAACGTAAACGACAAAGGGAAGTATATGATTGCGCTTTTTTCTCCTCTAGCTGGGGTTATCTTCAAGGTGATCTCCCGGATTTGTGTTCAGAGTTTATGGAATATTACGCATCCGGGATATTCTTATGTCTTACTGGTACCTTGGTACTTTTTTATAGCCATAACTTTTCGGATTTTGCAAGCcgatcttgacagtctcaaaTCGATAGCTACTATTGGAATAATTCACGGCAGCGCAGAGGTCATTGAAAGAAGTGCAATAGTCTTTATTGATCATATTTGCCACATGATTTGGAAACGATCATCAGCTCCTTGGGGACATTTTCGTACTCCACGCCGTGAGAGACTTATGGCTGATATCGTCATTATCAGCATGTTGTATGAAGCAGCTGCCATTGTGTGTGTTAATAGTGTTTGGTTCTTATATCAATGGGTTTACATAGAAGGCGACTTCCCTTTGCATCTGTTTGTTGAATTTGCTTTGAGGACGTCAATTGCACTGGTGATTGAATGGTTTTTCTCCAGCGTTTCTCTGACCATCGTGACTCGCTATCAGAACATGGCTGCTATGGCTGTTTGGAGAAAGAGATGGAAGAGACACATTTTAGTCGCTTTAGTAAATACTGTGCCTCTTGCTCTCTGGTTAAGTAAATATCTCTTCCAAATTCTAAGCCGACGATTTGACGATCCTAAGCAGTCGTGCAAAATGCCTTTTACCTGA
- the LOC136896592 gene encoding uncharacterized protein → MMSRLNPFVTSANESVIFQSSAGKMSSPTLLEMFSHIVFSFTRGVAEHCNPDEPEFTPELFGYNALESTGREWNFFPVDEIIYQEYSDRQDATLDYRAASGFRVRLNNACLPNENQEIQESQPLVEADTAMAWKRLRPTALATVCKSLYIGASISILAATTTGVLYSLITYFSYQTTFNCEYRPGESIPVKIQWIRTISEVIVNIFLYMWFLMNVLFLFRPYQLSGVKRKCALVALFLFCLDALYRLAFQIFQISHSKLSKIQTLPLNAFFLISAFWQLYFIVNHFQALSNGRWVHLFLKMILPNFFSFVLGILITTFIYPWYNNVNDKGKYMIALFSPLSGVVFKAISRICVQRLWNITHPGYSYVLLVPSYFFIAITFRVLQADLDSLKSIATIGIIHGSAEVIERSAIVFIDHICNVIWKRSSAPWGHFRTPRRERLMADIVIISMLYEAAAIVCVNSVWFLYQWVYIEGDFPLHLLVEFALRTSIALVIEWFFSSVSLTIVTRYQNMAAMAVWRKRWKRHILVALVNSVPLALWLSKYLMQIISRRFDDPKQSCKVPFT, encoded by the coding sequence ATGATGTCAAGACTAAATCCTTTTGTAACTTCCGCAAATGAGTCAGTGATATTCCAATCTTCAGCTGGAAAGATGAGTAGCCCTACTCTTTTAGAAATGTTTAGTCACATAGTTTTTAGCTTTACCCGTGGTGTGGCAGAGCATTGCAACCCAGACGAACCTGAATTCACCCCTGAGTTATTTGGTTACAATGCTTTAGAAAGCACTGGTCGTGAATGGAATTTCTTTCCTGTTGATGAAATAATTTATCAGGAATACAGCGACAGGCAAGACGCAACGTTAGACTACCGAGCTGCGAGTGGTTTTAGAGTTCGATTGAACAACGCATGTTTGCCAAATGAAAACCAAGAAATACAAGAAAGTCAGCCACTTGTTGAAGCAGATACAGCAATGGCTTGGAAACGACTACGACCAACTGCACTTGCCACAGTTTGTAAGTCACTATACATTGGAGCTTCCATTTCAATCCTTGCTGCTACCACTACAGGCGTATTGTACAGTTTGATTACTTATTTCAGTTATCAAACTACGTTCAACTGTGAATATCGCCCAGGAGAGTCCATTCCTGTGAAAATACAATGGATCAGAACAATTTCTGAGGTGATTGTTAATATTTTCCTTTACATGTGGTTCCTGATGAACGTGCTGTTTCTCTTTCGCCCATACCAGTTAAGtggggtgaaaagaaaatgtgcttTGGTTGcattgtttctgttttgtttagatgCACTTTATCGTCtggcctttcaaatcttccagaTATCTCACTCCAAGCTCTCCAAAATACAGACACTTCCATTAAACGCTTTTTTCTTAATCAGTGCATTctggcaactttatttcattgtaaatCACTTTCAAGCGCTCTCAAATGGACGGTGGGTgcatttgtttttgaaaatgatattgccgaactttttctcttttgtcctTGGTATTCTTATAACGACTTTTATTTATCCTTGGTATAACAACGTAAACGACAAAGGGAAGTATATGATTGCGCTTTTTTCTCCTCTTAGTGGAGTTGTCTTTAAGGCGATCTCCCGGATTTGTGTTCAGAGGTTATGGAATATTACACATCCGGGATATTCTTATGTCTTACTGGTACCTTCGTACTTTTTTATAGCCATTACTTTTCGGGTTTTGCAAGCcgatcttgacagtctcaaaTCGATAGCTACTATTGGAATAATTCACGGCAGCGCAGAGGTCATTGAAAGAAGTGCAATAGTCTTTATTGATCATATTTGCAACGTGATTTGGAAACGATCATCAGCTCCATGGGGACATTTTCGTACTCCACGCCGTGAGAGACTTATGGCTGATATCGTCATTATCAGCATGTTGTATGAAGCAGCTGCCATTGTGTGTGTTAATAGTGTTTGGTTCTTATATCAATGGGTTTACATAGAAGGTGATTTTCCTTTGCATCTGTTGGTTGAATTTGCTTTGAGAACGTCAATTGCACTGGTGATTGAATGGTTTTTCTCCAGCGTATCTCTGACCATCGTGACTCGCTATCAGAACATGGCTGCTATGGCTGTTTGGCGAAAAAGATGGAAGAGACACATTTTAGTCGCGTTAGTAAATTCTGTGCCTCTTGCTCTCTGGTTAAGTAAATATCTTATGCAAATTATAAGTCGACGATTTGACGATCCTAAGCAGTCGTGCAAAGTGCCTTTTACCTGA